ttattttttaagtGCTTCCCTAAATATCCATCTCCATCTCTATCCCCATCCCTTGTTACAAACttgtattccctccgttccatagttataaagtcattttgctattttggtatgttctatagtaatagagtcattttcctttttagtaaaagtcaacacatttttccacacctactttaacctcttttatttttttctctctttatctctctatcttttttcatttttccactttattcttcctttacttaactcacctaaaataatttttcttaatctccgtgcccaaaaaaaaagcttccattactatggaacgaagggagtattagaaACATTGAATCTATTTCTTTGTTCATGGAAGCATAATATATCTGCactcattttcaaataaaatattaaaaatttatcatactACAAACTCCTTATGTACGACCTGATATTTTAAGATCAATAGGTTATTAAAAATTTCTTATGTAAGACCTGAGCTTTCAAGATCAGTACAACCAATCAAATTTTCCAAGAACATAGACAAGAATCAATGAGAGTGGATAGAGCATATAAGCAAAGAAGGCTGTCCAAACTGGGAAAACAGTGCTGAAGCTTGCAAGGCATCCCATTATGGCAGATACAGCTAAAACCATCACAATCTCAGTCGAAAAATCCCACGTTATTCCACGAAAATAGATCAGAGACAGAAGAACAGTCAGTCCCAGAACGTTGTTCATGAAAGCTGTACCATATATCTACATTAAGTCACAAAAAATGGGTTTTTAATCTTTAAATTATCACTATTAgtaacaaatattcaaattcatgcTATATAATTATAGGAGGATAAATCTAACCTCGGATAGTGTAAGAGAATTAGTCTTGAGTTTCTTCTCACGGGCTTCTGCGATAGCAGACACTGCTAGTCTTGCATTTGTTGCCAAAGGCACGAAGACGAATGCAACGAAGAAGGAGGATAGGTTTGCAGAGGAGGAGAAGTCGCGGACACTGCCTATGAGCGGCTCGGCCAGAAGGCCTAGCATAACGATCCCAAGAAGTAGTAGAGCTATAGCTTTCCCCCATGCTAGGGGCGACTTGTCGATGAACTTGTCCTCGATCAGCTTGTCTGTCTGCTCCCATGTTTTCTGCTTTGCAAGAAACTCATAATTAGAGGTGGATATGTTTTCCATGTTGAGTTATTTATTTCAAGAGATTGATGAATAATGATTGAAGTAGAATTAATTTGTATTACTTGATAGTCTTGGTTTTGGGTTTGGGCTGATTTGTGCTTATAGATTGTGTTGAGCCATTTGGACAATCCTGCGACGAACTCCTCCTCGCTGATGAGCTGATCGGCGTTAACATCGAGCTCTTCCATTATCTTTGCGGCAGCGGTGCTGGGGTCGTAGGGGATTATACCGGATTTCATGCTGGATATCAGCTCCTCCAACTCCAAGTATGATATGCAATTGTCCTTATCTAGATCGATGTCGTTGAACAATCTGCACCACCAAAGTAATCGAATACTTgttcatttccttttctagAAAATGAGTTTGGTGATTTGAGATATTGCTTGCACCTTTTTATAGCAGGGAGATCAGGAGCACCATCCTCTGACAAAAGGCTTCCATAAACGGAATTTTGGAGATGCTCCAAGATATCTGGGATCAGATGCCGcatcatttctctctcttccctTTTCTTCTGAATCCATGGTCTAAGAACCTGTGGTGGATCAGAGAAGCTTCTTCATTAACGAACGTCGGAAGAAAATCAAGTGATTAACTTACCTGGTACATGTCCTTTAGTGATTTAACAGAGTGATATCTCTTGCTCATTGCATCCTTTGTATCCTCCAGCCATTTGATCATACCGTTCACGAACTCATCCATCGTTATCTTCTCATCCTTGTCCATGTCGAACTCCGCCATAATCTCAGCCGTCTTTGACTCGTCGTCCGACTTTATTTTTCTGAACTTGATTTCTTTCAGAAACTCCTTCAGCTCATGGAATGAGATCACCCTGTCTCTGtcttcatctctctcatcAAATAGCCTACACACACAAAAACCATCCTCtttcatttcttaatcaaaTAGACTATAATAGATAACACACTTGGGTagtgacacgagattttagaagatgttgttttgtttgttaagtggaaagagaaaatagtatatttataataatagtgTGAGAGACAaccttttccaaaaatgaaattaagaCATA
The genomic region above belongs to Salvia hispanica cultivar TCC Black 2014 chromosome 3, UniMelb_Shisp_WGS_1.0, whole genome shotgun sequence and contains:
- the LOC125212850 gene encoding sodium/calcium exchanger NCL2-like is translated as MTSSSNHFLPYLLLLPLFLSAAAGVRFGPLTDALREDSSSSPIIRMKTTDQYGSEEMICRQLYGFLPCSESVGGHLFLILVYEYLLFHGESYVASGGERIFKILGPGAFGASAFQLIGSLPEALILLASGLWSNDETAKECMVTGIGLLAGSTILLLTLLWGTCILLGAHNFHSHAHTNQNRLERFLFSLWPGYGVLTDSDTSYTARIMLLSVVPLTLVQLPGIFRFSPTLKRQFFLALLLVSIIFLISYFFYQFFQPWIQRRRLLYIKHEHLVVDILKHVQNQTQGSLLTDNGSPNVSTIRRLFDERDEDRDRVISFHELKEFLKEIKFRKIKSDDESKTAEIMAEFDMDKDEKITMDEFVNGMIKWLEDTKDAMSKRYHSVKSLKDMYQVLRPWIQKKREEREMMRHLIPDILEHLQNSVYGSLLSEDGAPDLPAIKRLFNDIDLDKDNCISYLELEELISSMKSGIIPYDPSTAAAKIMEELDVNADQLISEEEFVAGLSKWLNTIYKHKSAQTQNQDYQKTWEQTDKLIEDKFIDKSPLAWGKAIALLLLGIVMLGLLAEPLIGSVRDFSSSANLSSFFVAFVFVPLATNARLAVSAIAEAREKKLKTNSLTLSEIYGTAFMNNVLGLTVLLSLIYFRGITWDFSTEIVMVLAVSAIMGCLASFSTVFPVWTAFFAYMLYPLSLILVYVLGKFDWLY